The following are encoded together in the Microbacterium hatanonis genome:
- a CDS encoding aminotransferase class V-fold PLP-dependent enzyme gives MTDLDTYAHSFGDETGYLDWASFGPLAPSVVAETNADAELLASGRRSSIDLVVDHVAEAAAAVAELLGAPADQVVLQPSTAHGLMQAVYALRGTLLLSSAEFPSLTVAAARSAALGGAQVSWMLPPAGFVTPEVVRDALTDDVTAVAVSLVDFRTGYLADLGAIRDVIGDRLLIVDAIQGFGVVEADFAAADVVCGNGYKWLRAGRGTGYSWFGERALDRLDPVLSGFTGTEAEGLPLDEVPPPVHQARAFTVSAFDSLAAGRLETAVTDIRDVGVAAIGARVAERAAEVFALAEQYGVPVTTPRDPAHRAGIISLAPDARDAAPLAAALSNHGLAVTVRSGGIRIAVHAGTSPDTVRQLDDAMAAFAASRVW, from the coding sequence GTGACCGACCTCGATACCTACGCGCACTCCTTCGGCGACGAGACGGGGTATCTCGACTGGGCGTCCTTCGGCCCGCTGGCCCCGTCCGTGGTGGCGGAGACGAACGCCGACGCCGAGCTGCTCGCGTCGGGTCGGCGGTCGAGCATCGACCTCGTGGTCGATCACGTCGCCGAGGCCGCCGCCGCCGTCGCCGAGCTGCTGGGCGCACCGGCCGACCAGGTCGTGCTCCAGCCGTCGACCGCCCACGGCCTCATGCAGGCGGTCTACGCCCTCCGCGGCACACTGCTGCTCTCGTCGGCCGAGTTCCCGAGTCTCACGGTCGCCGCGGCGCGTTCGGCGGCCCTCGGGGGTGCGCAGGTGTCGTGGATGCTGCCGCCCGCCGGATTCGTGACTCCGGAGGTCGTGCGCGACGCGCTCACCGACGACGTGACGGCGGTGGCGGTGAGTCTCGTGGACTTCCGCACCGGTTACCTCGCCGACCTCGGGGCCATCCGCGACGTGATCGGGGACCGGCTGCTCATCGTCGATGCCATCCAGGGGTTCGGCGTGGTCGAGGCCGACTTCGCTGCCGCCGATGTCGTGTGCGGGAACGGCTACAAGTGGCTGCGTGCGGGTCGGGGGACGGGCTACTCCTGGTTCGGAGAGCGCGCGCTCGACCGGCTCGATCCCGTGCTCTCGGGGTTCACGGGAACCGAGGCGGAGGGACTCCCGCTCGACGAGGTGCCGCCGCCGGTTCACCAGGCCCGCGCCTTCACGGTCAGCGCGTTCGATTCGCTGGCCGCGGGTCGCCTCGAGACGGCGGTGACCGACATCCGCGACGTCGGCGTCGCTGCGATCGGCGCGCGTGTCGCCGAGCGCGCCGCCGAGGTCTTCGCCCTGGCCGAGCAGTACGGCGTTCCCGTGACCACTCCCCGCGATCCCGCGCACCGTGCGGGCATCATCTCGCTCGCCCCCGACGCCCGGGATGCCGCACCGTTGGCCGCCGCGCTGTCGAACCACGGTCTGGCCGTCACCGTCCGCTCGGGCGGAATCCGGATCGCCGTGCACGCCGGGACCAGTCCTGACACGGTGCGCCAGCTCGATGACGCCATGGCCGCTTTCGCGGCGTCGCGCGTGTGGTGA
- a CDS encoding isoprenyl transferase — translation MTENGINGGRGPLYRLYINRLRRRLTPDVVPHHVAMMIDGNRRWARQLGFDSAAHGHRAGAAKMREFLRWCDDLGVGVVSLYLLSNDNLVKRDSRELADLLEIIAELADEVSREPNWRVQHVGRAANLPPELARVLAESENRTRAHTGLHVNLAVGYGGRSEIVDAVRSIIAQHDSEGGSLEQLAASLTPEQIGEHLYTGGLPDPDLVIRTSGEQRLSDFLLWQSAHSEFYFVEALGPDLREVDFLRAVRDFAKRDRRYGG, via the coding sequence GTGACGGAGAACGGGATCAACGGGGGCAGGGGCCCTCTGTACCGCCTCTACATCAACCGACTCCGCCGTCGATTGACGCCGGATGTGGTGCCCCACCACGTCGCGATGATGATCGACGGCAACCGCCGATGGGCTCGGCAGCTCGGGTTCGATTCGGCCGCCCACGGCCACCGTGCGGGCGCCGCGAAGATGCGCGAGTTCCTGCGCTGGTGCGACGACCTCGGGGTCGGTGTCGTCTCGCTGTACCTGCTCTCGAACGACAACCTCGTCAAGCGCGACTCGCGTGAGCTCGCCGATCTCCTGGAGATCATCGCCGAGCTCGCCGACGAGGTCTCCCGCGAACCGAATTGGCGTGTGCAGCACGTGGGCCGCGCCGCTAACCTGCCGCCGGAGCTCGCGCGGGTGCTCGCCGAGTCGGAGAACCGCACCCGTGCCCACACCGGTCTCCATGTGAATCTGGCGGTCGGCTACGGCGGACGCAGCGAGATCGTCGACGCCGTGCGCAGCATCATCGCCCAGCACGACAGCGAGGGCGGGTCGCTCGAGCAACTGGCGGCGAGCCTCACGCCCGAGCAGATCGGCGAGCACCTGTACACCGGCGGGCTCCCCGACCCCGACCTCGTCATCCGCACGTCGGGGGAGCAGCGGCTCAGCGACTTCCTGCTCTGGCAGAGCGCCCACAGCGAGTTCTACTTCGTCGAGGCGCTCGGCCCCGACCTGCGCGAGGTCGACTTCCTGCGGGCCGTCCGAGACTTCGCCAAGCGCGACCGCCGCTACGGCGGCTGA
- the trhA gene encoding PAQR family membrane homeostasis protein TrhA, whose translation MPQLPLIEAAAVGAQDEMKPTWRGWIHAGTFPVAIAAGIVLIAVAQGAPAKWASVVFMATSLLLFGNSALYHRFHWKPRTRAILKRIDHANILLLIAGTYTPLSVLALPTDKAIILLSIVWGGAILGIFFRVFWLNAPRWLYVALYLALGWAAVMYMGDLFAANVAMMVLVVVGGVLYSGGAVIYALKRPNPWPGHFGFHEIFHVCTVLAFLCHWTASLLIVLHPAFHAG comes from the coding sequence ATGCCGCAGCTGCCCCTCATCGAGGCGGCGGCGGTCGGTGCGCAGGACGAGATGAAGCCCACGTGGCGCGGATGGATCCACGCCGGAACGTTCCCCGTCGCGATCGCCGCCGGCATCGTGCTCATCGCCGTGGCGCAGGGGGCTCCCGCGAAGTGGGCGTCGGTCGTCTTCATGGCCACCTCGCTGCTGCTGTTCGGCAACTCGGCGCTCTACCACCGCTTCCACTGGAAGCCCAGGACCCGCGCGATCCTCAAGCGGATCGACCACGCGAACATCCTGCTGCTGATCGCGGGCACCTACACGCCGTTGTCGGTGCTCGCCCTCCCCACCGACAAGGCGATCATCCTGCTGTCGATCGTCTGGGGCGGCGCGATCCTGGGCATCTTCTTCCGCGTGTTCTGGCTGAACGCCCCGAGGTGGCTCTACGTCGCCCTGTACCTCGCCCTCGGCTGGGCGGCAGTGATGTACATGGGCGATCTGTTCGCCGCGAACGTCGCCATGATGGTGCTGGTCGTCGTGGGCGGCGTGCTCTACTCGGGCGGTGCGGTGATCTACGCGCTCAAGCGTCCGAACCCGTGGCCCGGCCACTTCGGCTTCCACGAGATCTTCCACGTCTGCACGGTCCTGGCGTTCCTCTGCCACTGGACCGCGTCCCTGCTGATCGTGCTGCACCCCGCGTTCCACGCGGGATGA